The window CTAAAAGTTGTATTCACTATTCACTATTATATGATGATGTAGTGATCATCAAGAAATAAAATGTTGTGCTTAATCTGTTGCTAATCACTTTGTTATATTCCTGTTAGAATTTGTTTCGGGATATGCGAAAAGTGGTTGATTGGTTACTCATTTCCGGTCCTCTGTGGGGAGGATCGACCGGCTCCTCACATTTACATCCGGTTGTTCGTTTGTATTGTATTGCACAAATCGATATGTGAGTGGCTGCTTCTCCGCCTGGTATTGGGAAAAAGACTTGCACGAAATAGGTTATGACATCTCTTGTCCATTAATACATTGTTATGTTTAAGTTTTTCTCCATGTTGTCAAGAGCGGATGTACATTCGAACCAAAGTTGTCCTAGAACCAACTAGACGCAGGGAAACAAGCACGTGAAGTTCTCTGGGACCTTCTATGTTTGGTACTTCTCTTTTACGCCTACTAAATGTGATGTAATGTGTACTGGACATATCAACACTCGACAAGTTGTGATAACCTAACCACAAATGCTCTTAATAGCACTCATCAAATTGCTTCGGCTAATGTCAATATATTCGCAACATTGTTCAGCGGACAACAAGTTCAGTAAGTGTTCGATGAAATAGCTCTGTGaataaactaaaatttgttTGCGTACTttgcacaataaaaaatttgggACCTTTAACATTGGGATCCCAAGTTCAAATCCTGCATTAGCCACTGCACATGTAATATATTTTTGAACTGTAATGTCACGTGGTGGGGAACTTGTTCTATGTAGGTTGCTTTTATAGACATATTGAACGGGTATTTTACGTTCCGTGGTATGTGAGTAACTGGTTGTCCACATGTTTTGCGCGTATCAATTGGGCTGCAATAACTATCCCTCGGTAGTGGGCGGATTTTTGGTTACTCAAAACTCGCAACTGACATGACTAGTCAGTTCTCCAGATTGACCGGTGATGAGGGATGCCAAAAAAGGTACATGTAATATTGACTTCCAAACCAAAACCTCACCAAATGATCCACTCTAATGAAATACAATATTCACTTATATATTTCGCCAACACACCTCACCAATTATCTTATGCCACGTGCATTCGAAATAAAGCATAATCGACCTAATTTTATTCTAATTTGGAGTTTTCTATTCTAATTGATTTATgctatttatttgtgtttacttgctttattgagtgttttttttcttttagcttGTGCatattatttattcaattttatcATGGTTGGttgtttttttaaatgaaaatgatttttacACACCCATCTTCTCTTCTTACATATCTATATTTCTAGTCGcttaattgaataaattaaaaaaaaatcaacgaacaaaaataaacaaaaatgtgCTCAAAATGATAAAAGAGATGTGCGGATAACAGAGATTGATTTATGGAAAATAGGCCAGTTGGCTACTCTGTTCAATGCATTTTTAACTGAATTGTAAAGGTCATCTGCTTTATTGACATCCACTATACTCTTCTTTAATACATGTTACACTGTTGAATTGTTTTGCCTAACACTAACAGAGTCATCAGCTTCAGGGTATTCTTCAGGCATTATCCTCTTCCAGAACCAGTGCTTTCTCCACATCAGTATCATCTCTTCGATCGGAATTCCCTTGGTTTCGGGCAGGAACAGGTAAACGAACACGGTCATGATAGTAATCCATCCCGCAAAGAAGAGAAAGATCCCGAATTTGAGCGCGCACAGGAGGGAGAGAAACGACTGCGCGATGATGAAAGTGAACAGAAGGTTCACCGACACCGTAATGCTTTGTCCAGCTGATCGAGTTTCCAGTGGGAATATCTCGCTTGGCACTGTCCAGCCGAGGGGACCCCATGAATATCCGAATGCTATCACGAAGAGGCAAATCACCGCCACCACCAGTACCGAGAATCCTTTAGATAGTTCTTGATTGTCCCCTAACTTGATCCCCAAGATTACTGCGACTATGACCTGTTTTGCATTCGAGGGGAGAGTATTAAGCGTTTAGAAAGCATTTTATGGATTCCATTAGTTGTTTCTAATTGCATTCTAATGAGGTTTACCTGGCACACAATCATCTGTATTCCACCAGTAATGAGCAGAACTCTTCGTCCCAGCTTGTCAACTGCTGCGATAGATAGCAGTGTAGACGTAACAAGAACGGCTCCAGTTAAAGCAGATGAGTACAAAGCAGCATCTCCCCCGAACCCCATACTTTGAAACAACACGGGAGCGTAGAACAGAATCGAATTTATCCCCGTGAGGATCTGGAATGTCGGCATGAAGATTGCCATGACAAGCTGAGGCCTGTTCCTTCGCTCGAGTATGTTTCTGAACGGGTGCTTTATTGCACTGGCAAACTCACTTGCATCCAACATGTCCTGGAACTCTGCGCTGACGTTTTTGGTTCCTCTTATTCTCTCCAAAACTTTTCTTCCTTCGTCTTTACATCCTCGTTCAATCAAGCTATTTGGTGTCTCGGGCAGAAGTATCCCTCCAACTGTCATTACTGCAGCCGGTACGAGAGCCAGCCCTAGCGAGAGCCTCCACCCCCATGGTTCGAGCTTTTGAGTTCCGTAGTTCACCATGTTTGCCGTGAAGATCCCAAGCGTAGTTGCTAACTGAAACATCATGTTTAAGGCTCCTCGAAGATGCGTTGGTGCCATTTCTGATAGGTATAGCGGAATAGCCTTCAAGACAAACAAGGAGTTTGAAGAAATCAGTTTTATTTGAACATTTTCTTGCCAGAAATAAGCCATTGCTTCTTCTGTGAATTCGTTACCTGATTTCCAAATCCGATACCAACACCAAGCATGATCCGACCTAAGATAAGCATGGCCAAATTCGCCGCTGAAGCGTTTAGAGTTGCTCCAACGAGGAAACTGATTCCGCCACAGATTATACTTCCTCGGCGTCCATAATTTCTTGTGACCGGAGAAGCCACTAAAGATGCAACTAAACCGGCAAGGTACAGCGAAGAGGTAAACGCTGCAAGACCCTGGTTATCATACTTGCAGTAGTTGTTTTCCCGGGCATGCGTTTTGTTCTTGTACACTGTCTTGAAGAATTTCTTAAGAAATCCATCCATCGACGTAACCCCGCCTAATTACAGTTAAACCAACATTTAGAAGCTGGATTATATACTGAAAACGAGACTGATTAAGGGCCTAAATCTTCTGTGCTGAAATTGTTAAGGAAAAACCACTCAATTGTGTATAAAACAATCAATAGTTTTGAACCCGAGTGGATAGGATGTCGGAGTTTCTACCCACGCATTCTAAACTCGAAGTTCCCGAGTGGATTAAATTATATTAGAACAAACAGTAGCAAGAAATCAGGAAATTTTGTAACTAGATGTTTGTAGGAAAAATTTGAACCCCTTCTCTAATGCCAAAACAGGCTCtcaaatcattcaatttgttttctgatttttacTAGTTTCAAATGGTGATTAAGTTGTTCATCATTTTCCTGCTGTGATTCCATTACCTCACTTTTTGCATGTTCTAACTTGTATCTCTCTCTTCTCAACCAAAGAATATAGGAGAAGAATTCCCTGTAGTCACAGTTGCAGTATTCCAAATCAATCATACATTGCTAGGTGAAAAAATTAAAGCCTCATAACAAGCGTAATTGACTAACAATATCACCAGAGTGTCGTTCCGATGTAGGTAAGTTTTTTAGAAGAGAAACTCAAGTGCAACAAATTGTATATCCGCCACTTgtgcctttctctctctcctcacatGTGAGGAGAGAGAAGCAAGAATTCTTGAAACACCTGTTGGCTGTTGCACTCAAGATTTTTTCAGAGTTTATGATAGCATCTAATAAAGCTGAACTTTTCACAGTTAACTTTGCTTTCATGACACCATTCCCTTTTCATACGGAGAATTACTTTGGTAGATTACCTCATCAAAGCCTGAAAAAAAATCCAAGACCATAGTGCCAGCCAACAAAAATGTGCAAAGTTACCTGAAATTCCGATATCATAACCGAAAAGCGAGCCGCCAACGGCGGCAACTATGCAGGCAACGACGACATAAAGGGTTAGCCTCCCTTGGTACTGCTCTGCTCTCTCCTTGGCCACGCCGGCCGGTGCGAAAGAACCGCCCGCCATTTCCAAACAGAGATGAACTAGCTCGTAAGacacagaagaagaaaaaacgaAACTCTCTACTTTCTGGAATGAAAGAATGAAATGAATATCACTGCTCACTTggatatttttaaataaaattcagaGAGTTGAttgagatgaaaaaaataatgtCCCACTTGGTTCTCTGTATGGGAATTCTTACCCGGCAGAGTCTTCATACACTAAGGAAATAAAGAAACTTGCGTAAGCAAAGAAACGAGAAAAAtacttagacctggtttggtactgaagtGGTTCTGAAAAAAactactataaaaaaaagctgatagctgtttttgtgtttggtaaacactcagcttcagttttttttcacagttttggataaaaaaaagccaaaaacaagaagctgcaaaaccaagctttgaaaaaccggcttttttttcacatctgttttacataaaagtttaccaaacactctaatattgccttttttttttttttttcaaaagcacttttacaaaaaagtttaccaaacactctgctgctttatttcacagctgcttattctcacagcacagcagaatcaacttttttcaaagtacaacaataccaaaccagcccttagttaGGTTTCGAGTTCGAAACGCTtcaatgtaataaaaaaaaagtttaatatcTTCTTGTTTTCAGTGAAAATGTGGGAAAAGAGGAGGATTTAAATCTGAATTagagctgttttttttttcgttgcAGTGTTAAGATAGTGACAAATCTAACCTTGACCTTTTCTTTGAAGCTACGATATTATACTTTATTTTAATCTAAACCATAAAAAGAATATTCGAAATCTTGATCGGTACAAAGATAAATCATACTTAACTTAACAAATGTGGTTACCTTTCGTCTGCTATCTAACCTTAacctttaatttattaatttcttaCATCATATGGATGTGGGGATCCAAATTTGTCAATGGAAGGTTGGCCATCTTTGCAATTTTAGTCGTTTATATTGCACCACATGTTTTATTCTCATCCAAAAGGGATGAGTCATTCATATTTTTGGTAAGTAATTAAAAGTCAGCAACAAACAATTTGGTAGAATGAAATACAATGAATTACCTTGAATataacatttgttttttttttcctcaacaatgcgatattttaaatttaaagagGGATTCAAGCACATACTTCTTTGTCAATTACAAATAGATTTCAGTTGAGCTTTGTTGTTGACACTCAAGCGTAATGATACCACAATTCTCTTTAATgtaaaaagtgaaaacaaaatcaATACAAGTTGATTATTTTAGAGTACCAACCACGACTCTAGTTTTCTGTCGTTTATTTTTATGTTGATAGCCCTAAAGTGGTGTATAGATAAAAAGGGCGTTGAATGAGTCATGAGAGGGATCTAAACTCATATCCACCATGTTGAAGAACAAGATAATGAAACTTgatgtgtgtgagagagagagagagagagagagagagagagagagagagagagagagacaggctTCGATCACTTTTATGATGAGCCAATAATGCACATGCTTCCTTTTCTTGTATTGTAATTTTCCACTTGAACTGCCTTTGTTGCATGTCTTTGGTTTCATATTTGGTGCGGATTCTCAAATAGTGTCTGCTCTGTTTGGAATTTGGTTGTACTAAAGTATGATGCTTTGGACAGCacatgaaaaaggaaaagatagaaATATGCAAGACAAAGAGGGTTTCTTTTTCGGGGTAGTGGAGCACAATCATGTGGTGTAGTTGTTCATGTGTTATATAAGACCGTATATTTATTGATACACGAATACTATAGCTTACCGCATAAATCCACCATTCTATAGCCAATTCACATGTTTAAGCACTTAAATTAGTTCAATTAGATAATCGTATTTCAACACCATATACATTAAATCCACCATTCTATAGCCACTTCACATAGAGCCGGCCTTGAGAATTTGGGGGTCCTAGACGAACCTTTAAAGTGTGGCCTAGAGTTCTCTTACTCCTGACCCTTTGTACATTaatatgtataatttttttttacctaaaTACATCAAAAAGTCTAAGTCTACATCAAATATCCTTAAAACTTAATATCGAAAGAGGAGTCACTACTCAGTACGTCAAATTCCAATCAATTTTCTATTGCTTATTGTTACAATGTTACTTATTACGTTCAGTAAATAAATGAACAGTTGGATTACATGAGTTGCATTTGACGGCCGGAGAAAATACTAGAGTAAACAGGATAGTAATTTCTGTATACGTATAAAACTATAGTTACACTATATatgggggagaaaaaaaaaaggtcaaaaaaaattgtgaaaaattatattattgtccatattattttttaatattttattaaatttgaattgtaaaaaaaagtataaataaataaataaataaatatatatatatatatatatatatatatatatataattaggagCCTATAAAGTAGGGTCCCTAGACCGGCTCCTACTGAAGCTACTCTCAGGACCAGCCTTGGCTTCATACGGTTTCGAAAAAAATCCTCTCATGATCTTTTCCATCAAGACCATCGGATTAAGTGATTTggactttttaaattttatcaaaCGGTTAAAAATTATCACAGCTTTTAAGAGATCAAAATAGGTGAATCGTTGTATGAAATTTAGAAGGTAGATCACTTGATTCGATAACCTTGGTGAAAGAAATCCAATACCACTTCAACTGATTATATTAAACGATCATATTTAAGTACCATACAACAATTTTTCGTCGTGCCGGCGGTTGGAGGGCTTGAATGATTGTTGTTGGTAAGAATGACCATTGAACGATTGTTGGGGGAgatattttatccttatttgcTTTATGGAGACATTAAGGTGGAATCTGAAATAATGTGGTGGTGGTAGAAAACGTGGGAACGCCGGAGTTAATCTTGTTTGTACTGTTTGATTAATTCTTGTGGAACATCCCAATCTTTCTAGTCCTAGTATTGCAGGGCAATCTTAAGTGGTAGGGAAAAAAAGGCTAAAAGGTGCTGAAAAGATTAGGCAATCTTTAAAAGCAACTGCGAAGCTTTTTCTCGATCATCATATTGAAGAGATACGTTACGAAACATGTATTTATTtaatgtatttttgttattcTACAAATAAACACAGTTAGATGTTATATTCTCTTTATTATAACATATTTAATCGTTAGATgttgattatatttatatatgtatgtgttgTAGCCAAGTCTTGAAAGTTGGATTCCCCAAACTCGTGATTAGTTTGTTTAGAAGTCTTCATTCGATTGGAGGAGTTTAAAAGTTTAACTCTTGGATATGCGAAAATGATATATAGTTGCAGTAGTTTCGACACTAAATTGTGGCCAGTTGTAACTTTTGTTAGATGAATTAACAACTTGTTTGTATAAGTATCTTTGTAAACATAAAGCAAAGTTATAACTCACAACtacatctttttaatttcttataacATGGACCGAAGTATGTAACATGAATTCTTGGTAGTTATATGTTCTTACTTATCaagaaaaccaagaaaaagaaaagcatttatcatctcattttattttgttagttGATTAGTTTTCCCACTTCAGTacgaaatgaaaaataaatatgagaAAGGTTAGGTTTTTActcaaattataataattaccAATATTATTTATGAACTCATAAAATTTGTTGGGTAGCtttattatttatatgcataatGTTGCGTGCTAGATAGGATTAAGAAATGATAAGATTAAGAATGAAAATGTTGGAAGTAAAGTAAGAATGTCCACAATTGAAGATAAAATGATAGAAAATCAATTAAGGTATTTTGAACACGTGAATTGAAGACCTATAGATACTGGCTAGAAGATGCGACTGTGAAACGAGGGCTGAGGGCAAAAGGGGTAAAAATTGtaagaaaatatatgaaatacTTAGAGCTAACAAAAAACTTGATGCAAAATCGAGCACAATGACGTTTTATAATTCATACAACTGAACTTGATTTAGTGAAATAAAGTTTGGttatggtttttgtttttgttttgttgcgTGCTGGTATGATAATCTTCGAGGTCCAATCAACGTAAAAAGATCTCCCTtaatgaaaacccaaaaagatcTACAAGTTGAGCTGTGCGTGAGCCACACACATATTGATCACTTGGTGACTTGTCTGGCTTCTGAAAATTGAGTTCTTTCTAGTgccaattattattattttttttgttactttgtaaaagaaaatttttaaattcGAATTTTTTCAATAGAGTTGTTGAAACCCAAATAAAatgttgatatttttatttttccattagACCACtaaacatgtcatgcattatttAGTCCTTAATCATGAGCATCACTAGCTGAGCAGCCAATAACGCCGTCTAATCATGGGATTATTATTAAAAAGGCATATTTGTCGATTTGTCGTCTAAACTTGTATGGTGCTGTCAATTTTTCTCATAAACTTTAAGTTTAACCTATTACCctcttgaacttttataattaccCAATTTCccccttaaattttaattctagCCAATTAccccctgaacttttataaatagctaATTTCCTTTCTCTGTTAGGTTTTAAAAGTTTACATCCAATTTTCCATCAATCTTGAACACGGAAACAACACATGACAACTATATGATAGCAAAAAGGATGAaaaattggatggatgaaaaaattgaatgaagGTTTTTAAAATCTAATGCCAAGGGGGGAATTggttatttataaaagtttagggggtaatcggctaaaataaaagttcaagaggaaattgactaatttaaaaaatttaacgaggtaatcagctaaaattaaagttaagaaAGAAAATTTACAGCTGCATACAAGTTCAGGAggcaaatcaacaaaaatcttTGATTAAAAATCCCATAATGTTGCTTCTTCCTCCATGTTCCCTAAAATTATCAATTCTGCAATCATCACCATTTACAACACCTGGCAAGACCTCACAACGAACAACATATTCAACTCCTGcacattgtttttttctttttaaataaaaggGGATCAAACTCCCACTTTTATTAAActattaaagaagaaaaaggtatCACAAAGATGGGAGAATAAAAAAATCTAATCCAGCAAAAGAAACTATGCTAATAAAATCATGAAAAGTGATAGCTGggaaatcttaaaaaaaattcttaaaataAGCTGTATTTGCAAAAGGAGGACATAATCCCACCAATGAGAGCCGACATGTTCAGCTACATAATTAGCTAAAGAATCAATAATCTGATTGCTAAATACTCAACTCTTGCACATGAACATTTAATCTTTCATATGCAAGTTGCCCTCGCACCGCAGCACCTCgatgcaagttttttttttttttttttttttaactttccgATGCGAGATAACTCTTCAAATCCTCACAAACATATATTTACGAGTGTGAGAAACTGAGAGTGGTAAAAGGAAGTAGTGGAGTCGAAAATTGTGCTAAGCTTACAGGAGAGCGCCCATAATTGGACATTGGGCTCCTGCGTAATTGAGAAGCTGAAAGATGTAGCACTTTTCGAACGATGAAGCATACTCCAATCTCGTTTAATACTAAATACTCTTAGCCACTTAAACTACGACCCGGACCCTGATTACTCGAGATTTGTGTGTCAGggtaacaataaaaaaataaataaataaaaaaaaccgaaaaaagaaGCATATGACATTAATAAAACGAAACCAGATTGGCTCcaaactgtgaaaataaacaAGTCTAAAACCATACAAATCAAATCAAGTACTGGATGATAATATCACTTTACCATAAACTAGAATGTAtccctctttctctcactcTATCCTCTCCTATTCGCCAGAATGCAAATAACGTCGGTATCGAGCTACAATCGATGCTGTGATGTTCATCTATGAAAGAATTTAGCAAAACCGGACGAATTATTGTCATTATAACGAACTAAGTTCCCTAACATGATAAGATGAAATGTAACATATAATAGAACATCTGTAAAAGTTTGCACTCTTTCTTCCCTAAATGATCGCCGCTAACTCTTCTTCAAGTGCGAATCTTTGAGTTGCTAAACGTTCTTCAGTCCAGCTTCACCGAAGAGAACAGGTAGTGCACGAACCAGAATGAAGAGAGGAACCCGACTGTGCCTGTGGCAAGCATGATCGCCACAACCATGAAGAGCGAATACCCCAAGTAAAGAGTTGCAGAGACAGGTCCACTCAGGCTCTTGAGATCAAACACAAGGTAGTTTATGGAGTACAGGAA of the Pyrus communis chromosome 1, drPyrComm1.1, whole genome shotgun sequence genome contains:
- the LOC137732859 gene encoding sugar carrier protein A-like isoform X2 yields the protein MDGFLKKFFKTVYKNKTHARENNYCKYDNQGLAAFTSSLYLAGLVASLVASPVTRNYGRRGSIICGGISFLVGATLNASAANLAMLILGRIMLGVGIGFGNQAIPLYLSEMAPTHLRGALNMMFQLATTLGIFTANMVNYGTQKLEPWGWRLSLGLALVPAAVMTVGGILLPETPNSLIERGCKDEGRKVLERIRGTKNVSAEFQDMLDASEFASAIKHPFRNILERRNRPQLVMAIFMPTFQILTGINSILFYAPVLFQSMGFGGDAALYSSALTGAVLVTSTLLSIAAVDKLGRRVLLITGGIQMIVCQVIVAVILGIKLGDNQELSKGFSVLVVAVICLFVIAFGYSWGPLGWTVPSEIFPLETRSAGQSITVSVNLLFTFIIAQSFLSLLCALKFGIFLFFAGWITIMTVFVYLFLPETKGIPIEEMILMWRKHWFWKRIMPEEYPEADDSVSVRQNNSTV
- the LOC137732859 gene encoding sugar carrier protein A-like isoform X1, which gives rise to MAGGSFAPAGVAKERAEQYQGRLTLYVVVACIVAAVGGSLFGYDIGISGGVTSMDGFLKKFFKTVYKNKTHARENNYCKYDNQGLAAFTSSLYLAGLVASLVASPVTRNYGRRGSIICGGISFLVGATLNASAANLAMLILGRIMLGVGIGFGNQAIPLYLSEMAPTHLRGALNMMFQLATTLGIFTANMVNYGTQKLEPWGWRLSLGLALVPAAVMTVGGILLPETPNSLIERGCKDEGRKVLERIRGTKNVSAEFQDMLDASEFASAIKHPFRNILERRNRPQLVMAIFMPTFQILTGINSILFYAPVLFQSMGFGGDAALYSSALTGAVLVTSTLLSIAAVDKLGRRVLLITGGIQMIVCQVIVAVILGIKLGDNQELSKGFSVLVVAVICLFVIAFGYSWGPLGWTVPSEIFPLETRSAGQSITVSVNLLFTFIIAQSFLSLLCALKFGIFLFFAGWITIMTVFVYLFLPETKGIPIEEMILMWRKHWFWKRIMPEEYPEADDSVSVRQNNSTV